From the Mycobacterium sp. 155 genome, the window GCGGACCTCGAGGTTGTCACCCCCGAACAGGCCGGCAAGCATCCCACCTGGTCGATGGGACCGATGAACACGCTGAACTCAGCGACCCTGGTGAACAAGGGCCTTGAGCTCATCGAGACCCACCTGCTGTTCGGCATCGACTACGACCGCATCGAGGTGGTGGTGCATCCGCAGTCGATCGTGCACTCGATGGCCACCTTCACCGACGGATCCACCCTGGCCCAAGCCAGCCCGCCGGACATGAAACTGCCGATCGCGCTGGCCCTCGGATGGCCGGCCCGGGTTCCTGCGGCTGCGGCTGCCTGCGATTTCACCACGGCTTCGACCTGGGAATTCCTGCCGCTGGACAACGAGGTATTCCCCGCAGTGGAGCTGGCGCGGTATGCCGGGCAGCGAGGTGGCTGCTTGACCGCGGTCTACAACGCCGCGAACGAAGAGGCAGCTGCGGCATTCCTGGAAGGCCGCATCCGGTTCCCGGCGATCGTGCACACAGTCGGTGACGTGTTGCACGCTGCCGACCAGTGGGCCGCCGAACCCGCTACCGTGGAAGACGTACTCGACGCGCAACGCTGGGCCAGGGGTCAGGCGCAGCGGGCTGTCGAGCGGGAATCCGTCAGAAGAGGTCTCGTCACCAAATGATGTTTGCACTCGGTATAGCGGCGTTCGCGCTGGCCATTCTGGTCTCGGTGGCCCTGCACGAATGCGGGCACATGTGGGTCGCGCGGGCCACGGGGATGAAGGTCCGGCGCTATTTCGTCGGCTTCGGCCCGACCCTGTGGTCGACCAAGCGACCCAATTCGCTGGGCGAGA encodes:
- the dxr gene encoding 1-deoxy-D-xylulose-5-phosphate reductoisomerase, which encodes MTEKLRVLVLGSTGSIGTQALEVIAANPDRFEVVGLAAGGGNPELLATQRAETGVSSIAVADPAAAARVGDVTYTGPDAVTRLVENTEADVVLNALVGALGLEPTLAALTTGARLALANKESLVAGGPLVLQAAAPGQIVPVDSEHSAMAQCLRGGTADEVAKIVLTASGGPFLGASAADLEVVTPEQAGKHPTWSMGPMNTLNSATLVNKGLELIETHLLFGIDYDRIEVVVHPQSIVHSMATFTDGSTLAQASPPDMKLPIALALGWPARVPAAAAACDFTTASTWEFLPLDNEVFPAVELARYAGQRGGCLTAVYNAANEEAAAAFLEGRIRFPAIVHTVGDVLHAADQWAAEPATVEDVLDAQRWARGQAQRAVERESVRRGLVTK